The Podospora pseudocomata strain CBS 415.72m chromosome 1 map unlocalized CBS415.72m_1, whole genome shotgun sequence genome has a segment encoding these proteins:
- a CDS encoding uncharacterized protein (EggNog:ENOG503P83U), which translates to MDQNRPTLSTLPNELLAMIIEELVDESSKHSGGPSIKACRLVSRQFCDVSSRWLIPSVKVGHSNDSLARLDAISRHPAISRGVRTIEVVLSSYSTFWNPLGGKREFIDFQRKVLANRAKIFEVGKIITMTEKDNAILRKVHEVLRCWLYFQEPNRQPEPGGDLALHRECMDRYFGEFQRLAYEQKVLVDQRAMGTAVAEALSRMPWVAGLRFDDTCHYGRRRRGLSWETPETVVEGIYENTLLPLTRRDLEARGSVIVDEIPFYHHASGPVASPRPLSETIPRVLAAVGGVDQVELKSLVVNVDLIDLRGVFREVSDLREKLTAATRRLTDISIQQKAGYDDRSFWGLCCTSPNLKHYSVVLELGSHALDPLLEGPGSNEERKNLTVIQVKGARMTVSTLKRFLDTIPDVLDRVELVGVEVVGGGWREVLDMLRAKTYRQTGDWPYPVRISQAVSPHPDHELHSTFEWVFQSDATWEPSDADVYVMRQSGVNPFAPEAGKFPLGGIVKW; encoded by the coding sequence ATGGATCAGAACCGCCCAACGCTTTCCACGCTGCCCAATGAGCTTCTCGCCATGATcatcgaggagctggtggacgAGAGCAGCAAGCACAGCGGTGGACCTTCCATCAAAGCCTGCCGTTTGGTCAGCCGCCAGTTTTGCGACGTCAGCTCTCGTTGGCTTATTCCCTCGGTCAAAGTCGGGCACAGTAATGATTCTCTGGCGCGACTGGATGCGATATCACGACACCCGGCGATTAGTCGTGGTGTTAGGACGATAGAGGTGGTGCTGTCTTCGTATTCTACTTTCTGGAATCCTCTtggggggaaaagggagTTTATCGACTTTCAGCGGAAGGTCTTGGCGAACCGGGCAAAGATTTTTGAGGTTGGCAAGATTATTACTATGACTGAGAAGGATAATGCGATATTGAGAAAGGTGCatgaggtgttgaggtgTTGGCTGTATTTCCAAGAACCGAATCGACAGCCGGAGCCGGGGGGTGATTTGGCGCTTCACCGGGAGTGTATGGACAGGTATTTTGGGGAGTTTCAGAGGCTGGCTTATGAGCAGAAAGTGCTGGTGGATCAAAGGGCGATGGGGACAGCGGTTGCTGAGGCGTTGAGCCGGATGCCGTGGGTGGCTGGGCTGAGGTTTGATGATACTTGTCATTACGGCAGACGGAGGCGGGGGCTTTCGTGGGAAACGCCCGAGACGGTTGTTGAGGGGATTTATGAGAATACGCTGTTGccgttgacgaggagggatCTCGAGGCGAGAGGGTCTGTTATTGTTGATGAGATTCCTTTTTATCATCATGCTTCGGGGCCGGTGGCCTCGCCTCGTCCGCTCTCGGAGACTATTCCTCGTgttttggctgctgtggggggtgttgatcaGGTAGAGCTCAAGAGTCTCGTGGTGAACGTGGACTTGATTGATTTGAGGGGGGTTTTCAGGGAGGTTTCTGATTTGCGAGAGAAACTTACAGCTGccacgaggaggttgacagACATTTCGATCCAGCAGAAGGCTGGGTATGACGATAGGTCTTTTTGGGGACTCTGCTGTACATCGCCAAACCTTAAACACTATTCGGTGGTACTGGAGCTGGGATCACATGCGTTGGACCCGTTGCTGGAAGGGCCTGGTTCGAATGAGGAACGGAAAAACTTGACGGTTATCCAGGTGAAGGGTGCTAGAATGACCGTCAGCACCCTGAAGCGGTTTCTTGACACTATCCCAGATGTCCTGGACCGCGTGGAGTTGGTGGGTGtcgaggtggttgggggaggttggcgggaGGTTTTGGATATGCTCCGAGCGAAGACTTACCGGCAGACGGGGGACTGGCCGTACCCTGTGAGAATCTCTCAGGCTGTTAGCCCCCATCCGGACCATGAGTTGCACTCAACGTTTGAGTGGGTTTTCCAGAGCGATGCGACGTGGGAGCCGAGCGATGCCGACGTGTATGTCATGAGACAGTCGGGGGTCAACCCGTTTGCTCCGGAGGCAGGGAAGTTTCCTTTGGGTGGTATTGTCAAGTGGTAG